The Pseudomonadota bacterium sequence ACTGCCGCCGCAGCCAGTCACATCTAAAATGTCATAGCCCGCATTCGGAGTGATGGTAAATATAGTGCCGCTGCCGGAGTTCACCGTCTGCGGTGTTGACGGGCTGATGCTGCCGCCAGTACCTGCAACCGGAGTGACAGTAAAGGTTTGAATAACAAAGCTTGCGGTCACTGTGCAATTGGCGGTAATTGCAGCGGTTGTATAAGTGCTTCCAACCAGGCTGCCGCCACAACCGCTGACCGAATCGATAAGATAATTTGCGTTCGGAGTAATGATGAAAGCTGTCGTGGCATCGGCCTCCACACTCTGCGGAGTATTGGGACTGATACTGCCGTTGATTCCGGCTGATGGGGTGACGGTAAAAGACGAGGAGCTGACATAAACCGGGTTTACCGTCCAGAATATATCCGAAGTATAATTGTTGTCCCATGGGATCAGGTTTGCCGCCTCTGATTCAAAAGCAACGTAACGGCCGTCGCTGCTTATGGCTGGTTCCAGACTATTATAATCTCCCACAACACCGGCGTTGTTCTTGTCCACCAGGGCGATGGCGCCGGTCTGGGTATCTTTGATAAAAACATGGGTATCCGTATTGATAACATCTGCCACCAGGTTGGTCGCATAGGAATAAAATGCCACATAACGGCCGTCACCGCTTATGCTTGGGCCATAACTCCATTGATTTCCAAACGTCCCGGCGCTGTCACTGCTGACCAGAGTGGTAATACCGGTCTGGGTGTCTTTGATAAAGACATCCATATCTCCATTGACATCTCCTGCCACCATGTTGTCGGCAAGTGAAAGAAAAGCCACATAACGGCCGTCACTGCTGATGGATGCATCATTACTTTCATTATTGCCAATCACCAATGAACTGTCGCTGCTCACCAGGGTTACCGCACCGGTTTGGATGTTTTTGATGAATACATCGGGAAACCCGTTGGTATCTCCGGTTACCAGGTTTGTTGCAGCTGAATGAAAAACCGCATAAGTGCCATCACTGCTTATGGATGGAAAACTACTGATACCATTGCCAATTGTCCCTGAACTGTCACGGCTCAGCAGGGTGATAGCGCCATTCGAGGTGTCTTTGAGGAAGATATCGTTATACCCATTGGTATCATCTGGCACCAGATTGGTGGCGGCTGACTCAAAAACTACATAGCGGCCGTCACTGCTGATGCGTGGTCTCGAGGATTCATTATTCACAAACCCTCCTGCACTGTCGCTGCTCACCAGGGTGGTAACGCCGGTTTGAATGTCTTTTCGAAAGATGTCAGAAAATCCATTGGTATCCCCTGTGACCAGGTTGGTGGCTGCTGAACGAAAAACCACATAGCGGCCATTACCGCTTATCGCCGGACTACCACTTAGAAGATTCCCCAGAACCCCGGAACTGTCAGTACTGACATAGGTGATCTTCGCGGTCTGAATATCTTTGAGAAAGACATCCCACGTTGCATTGGTGTCCACAAAGTCCAGATCCAGGTTGGTGGCAAATGAGTCAAAAGCCACATAACGGCCGTCACTGCTTGTGCTCGTGACAAAATAGCTCAAACTATTGCCGGGGTATCCCCTGCTGTTGGAGCTGGCAATAATCGGGGTTGTGAAGGTACTGTCGATATCGTTGGGGTCGCTGCCATAGCAGACTTCGGCGCCATCCAGCTGACCGTCGCCGTCGCTGTCCGGATTGGTGGGGTCGGTGCCGTCCCCGTATTCGTACTTATCGGATTGCCCGTCATTATCAAGGTCCAACGTTCCATCCCGGGAAAGATCACCGAAATACAGGATTTCCCAGTCATCGTCCATCCAGTCCCCATCAATGTCCCAATCCGATATGGCTTGCAGAATAAGATTTGTGCCGTCATTTACCACATTCCAGGTAATTCCTGAAACAACCGGCAGAGTCTGGGTCAGGAAACTGCCGGTAATACTTGAGGCGGTAAGAATGGTATAGGTATCTCCAACATTGGGAAATGAATAGATCAGTTCGACCACGAGGGTGCCGTTAAGGGTGACTGCACCGCTTACGACCAAACGGTCATATTCGGTGCCAACCGCCAGACCGCCCCGTTCGATGTTGAGCACGGTGGAGGCGGTCATCGGATAATTGCCGGAAATGGTCAGAATACCGGGTAAGTTACCGCCGGTCCAGTGGCCGGGGTTCGTGTTGCCGTTGTTGGTGAAGGTGGCGTCGGTGACGTCGATGGTGCCGATGCCATAGATAAAAGCTCCTGAGGCATGATTCAGGGTGGAATTAAAATCCAGGGTGCCGCTCTGCACGTTAATAATACCGGGGTTGTTATTATTAAACCCGACATTGATGGAAGTCGTACCGGCTCCGCCGCTCTTGGTGATGGTGCCGGTGTTGGTAATAAGCCTTGTACCGGCGCCGCCGCCATCGAGGAAGGCAAAATCGCCCAGTATGATTAAATTACCCTGGTTGTTTAAGTAACCGTTATTGTTGGCGAGAAAGGTAAGACCATCGCCGGCCAAGGTCATGGTGCCGGCATTGGTCACGGTGTTATAAAGTTCTTTGGCGGTTCCAGCATTGATCACCAGGCCCTGGGCCGAGCTGAGATTATAGGTGCCGCCGGATAACATCCCGCCAGTCCAGTTCAAAGTCCCGGCGCCGGTGAGCGTCCCGCCGTCAAAAGTCCCCCCTGAAAGATTCACGGTTGAGGAATTTGCTATCGTTACACTATTTACGGTTGTTGTGCCGGAAGAATGATTAACGACAAATCCGCCAGGAATAACTACATCATCACCGGGCACTGGGACAAAACCTGTATCCCAGTTCATATATTCGTTCCAATTAGTGGGGTCAGGTGTAAAACTACCGTTCCAGGTTCTGGTTGCCGCCACAGCAGTCCCATGCAGGAATGCAAGCAAACCACACAGGGCTAATATTCCCAATAAATTTGATTTACGGAAAACACCTCTCACAAGTGTAACTATTGCGAACATTGTCTTTCTCCCTGAAAATGAACCATCAGCTTCCGGCCATTATGCTGCGATCGACCGGGTCATCAAAATCAGATTCTATAATGCAGTCTTGCTTGAAGTCGGAATCAGTTGAGGTAAACAAAGAAAAAAATAGATTGAAATGTTTTTCATTTCCCTGCCGGCGTCAGAATCCGGACAGCTTCTTTCCATCATGAAAAACACTACTGAGCTAGATTAATCCCCTCAAAATAAAACCCCTCAAATACTCGAAATCCGGTATTAGAATATAAGCAATTTCTATACCACAGAGTGAGGTATCAAGAGATATTATAAATTATTAACCGGTTGAAATTTCTTAAAAATCAACACCTTCGACAAAGTCATTGAATTTAGGTTCTATTACAATGATTAAACATAAAAAAACAAAAGCCCCTGGTCAGAAATAAAAGAGTAATACTTTGCCCCGGTCGTTTGATCTTATCACTGGCATCGATCAAATTTCCGGTTTACCGGAATACCTGCAGGAAAAATCAGGGAAATAATCCCTGATATTGTCGGCATCAAAGATAAGAGAGTGTCTAAACTTCGAGGTAAGCAGACTCTGCGAGACTCCGAAACCACGATGCAGATGCGTATCCCTCTTATAATTTATCGGAATTACTGAAGGCGACAGTTGAGGTATTCGAGTTTTCACAAGATTATCGATATTGCCATTTACCTGCCATCTGGTATAAATAAAGACTCAATCCTGATGGACCCGTAAAAAGTCGTTGTAATAAAAGGTCCACCTTATAAAATCAATCTGTTACAATGCAATATCTCGATGAAATCAGCCTTTTCAGGATTTCATCAATCCTGGATTGATCTCATTTTTGTGTTGATTGAGGGGAGAAAATATCAGGCCGGCGCATTGAGAACCTTACCGAAACCGGTTTTTTTTGACACTTGGAGAAACGAAGATCCCTTTCATGAAATACAAACCATTTCAAATCCATTCCATCATCTTCACCGCGGCAACCGTTGCCGTATTATTCCTGTATTTTATTGCCACACCGCTGATCAGCAGGCTCGACCTGCTCAGCGAAGACATGTTCTTCAAAATCCGCGGCCCCGTGCCCCAGAGCGATACCATAGTCATTGCCGCAATCGACGAAAAAAGCATTGACCAGCTTGGCCGCTGGCCGTGGCAGCGCGACACCATCGCCCGGCTCATCGACAGACTCAACGAATACAAGGCCGGGGTGGCGGGGTTCGATATTGTTTTTTCCTCGCCTGAGACCAGCGCTGCCGGCAGACAGCTGGTCAATCTTCAAGAATCCCTCAAAGGCAGGGTTTCTCAAGACATCAGCCGGGAAATCAGCCGGGCTGCGGCCCTGGCAAATACCGACGGAATTCTTAACACCTCGCTCAAGAATTACGGCAGGGCGGTGCTGGGCTATTTTTTCCATTTTTCCGAAGACGGCCTGGAACATCTCTCTGAAGCGGAAATGGAGTCCTATCTCAAGGCGGTTGAAAAAACCCGCTTTTCCGGAATCAAACAGCAACCGGGCACCCGGATCAGTTCACTGGATCTTCCCACCGCCTATGCTGTGGAATCAAACATCGCGGAAATCACCGAGGGGATAAACCTTGCCGGCTATTTCAACTTCAGCCCGGAAAGCGACGGCTCCATCCGCAAGATTCCGCTGATTGTCAAATACCGTGACATGGTGGGCCTTAAGGACAGGGATGATTATTTCTTCCCGCCGCTGTCACTCTCCATGCTCCGGCAATACTTTGAATGCCCGGTGCTGATCCTCGTCGACCCGGCAGGCGTTGAGCAGGTTGCCCTGGCCATCGGCGATGAAGCATTAACCATTCCCACCAATGACCGCGGCGAGATGCGGATCAATTATTACGGACCGAGCCGGACATTCGAGCATATCTCCATTGCCGACATCCTTGACGGCACTGTGCCGCGCGAAAAGATTGAAAACAAAATAGTCCTGGTGGGCGCAACCGCCACCGCCATTGAAGACGTGCGGATCACCCCCTTTGACGAGGTCTTTCCGGGAATCGAGATCCATGCGACAATCATTGAAAATATCCGGACCAATCAGATCCTTTCCGAGCCCAAGGTCTCCAAGATGGTCATCGACCTTCTTGGGGTTTTCACGGTGGGGCTCATCCTGCTCCTCACAATGTCGCGCTTCGGAGCGATGATCAACGGCGGAGTCATCCTGCTGCTCTCCGGTGCCGCCTTTTTTATCTGCTATTCTCTGTTCAGCAGCCTGATTGTAGTCAGCCCGGTTGCACCGCTCATGGAAATCATTGCGGTGGCATCGTCCCTTTACGTCTACCGCTACATTGTCGAGGAAAAGGAAAAACGCTATATCCAGGGGGCGTTTTCCCAGTATCTCTCCCCTGATGTCATCAACGAACTTATTCTTGACCCGGAAAAACTCAAACTGGGCGGCAATCGCAAAGAGCTCACCGCCTTCTTCTCCGATGTTGCCGGATTTTCCTCCATATCCGAAAAAATGAATCCTGAAGAATTAGTAGAACTCCTGAACGAATACCTCACCGAGATGACCAATATTGTCCTCAGGTACAACGGCACCGTGGACAAATACGAGGGAGACGCGATCATCGCCTTTTTCGGCGCGCCCCTGGAAGACCCGGATCACGCCGCCAAATGCTGTTTCATGGCCCTGGATATGCAGCAGCGGCTTGCCGAACTGAACCGCAACTGGCAGAGCCGGGGAAAACCGCTCCTCAGTGTCCGCATGGGGATCAATACCGGCATGATGGTTGTCGGCAATATGGGTTCGGCGCAGCGCATGGATTACACGATCATGGGGGACGCGGTAAACCTGGCTGCGCGCCTGGAAGGGGTCAACAAACAATACGAGACCTCCATCATGATCAGCCAGTTCACCTATAAATTATGCAAAGATCGATTTGAGGTCCGTGAACTGGATACGGTGCGCGTTGTCGGCAAACAGGAGGCGATCACCATCTATGAACTCCTTGCCAGAAAAGGTGGGCTGGACCAGCACACCGAAGAACTCGTCAGGCAATACAATATCGGCCTTGGCCATTACAAGGCCAGGGAATGGGATAAGGCAATCAATGTCTTCGGCGCCCTTTTTGATGCCGAGCATGATGACGGCCCGACGCTGACCTATCTTGAGCGCTGTCTTGATTTTCGCCTTTCCCCGCCCGGCAAGAATTGGGATGGGGTTCACGTCCTCACTTCCAAATAACCCGGATAATTCATGACATTCGATGAAATTGTTTATGTCGAAATAACGTAATAATTGAAGAAAATAAATGACATGTTGAATAAGCCAAGTAGAAATTATCTTAACGAAATCATTTACCTCCTGAAATATTCGGGATAGGCGGCTTATGAAATTCGGCGAATATCTGGTGATGACCAAAATGGCAACCGAGGAGGATATCCAACTTGCCCTGGAAACCCAGCGCCAGGCAGGGCGGCCCTTTGGCAAATGCGCCCGCAATATCGGGTTCCTCAACAAGAAACAGAATATCCGCATTCTCCTTGAACAGCTCCGAACGCAACAGCGATATGGCGAGATTGCCGTAAAGCTGGGATTTCTCACCGAAGAGCAGGTGGATCTCCTGTTGACGGACCAACGGAAAGGCTCGTTCCCCCTGGGGAAAATTCTTATCGCCCAGACCGATCTCACCCGGAAAGACCTGGCTATGGCGCTGAAAAATTTTGTTCTGGAGGACTGGAAGAACAAGTGAAGAGCAAGGATTAAAGGCCCGGAGTCAGAAGCCGGAAGGCAGGAGTCAGAATATATATCAGAGCGGCATAAACTTTAACCAGC is a genomic window containing:
- a CDS encoding adenylate/guanylate cyclase domain-containing protein encodes the protein MKYKPFQIHSIIFTAATVAVLFLYFIATPLISRLDLLSEDMFFKIRGPVPQSDTIVIAAIDEKSIDQLGRWPWQRDTIARLIDRLNEYKAGVAGFDIVFSSPETSAAGRQLVNLQESLKGRVSQDISREISRAAALANTDGILNTSLKNYGRAVLGYFFHFSEDGLEHLSEAEMESYLKAVEKTRFSGIKQQPGTRISSLDLPTAYAVESNIAEITEGINLAGYFNFSPESDGSIRKIPLIVKYRDMVGLKDRDDYFFPPLSLSMLRQYFECPVLILVDPAGVEQVALAIGDEALTIPTNDRGEMRINYYGPSRTFEHISIADILDGTVPREKIENKIVLVGATATAIEDVRITPFDEVFPGIEIHATIIENIRTNQILSEPKVSKMVIDLLGVFTVGLILLLTMSRFGAMINGGVILLLSGAAFFICYSLFSSLIVVSPVAPLMEIIAVASSLYVYRYIVEEKEKRYIQGAFSQYLSPDVINELILDPEKLKLGGNRKELTAFFSDVAGFSSISEKMNPEELVELLNEYLTEMTNIVLRYNGTVDKYEGDAIIAFFGAPLEDPDHAAKCCFMALDMQQRLAELNRNWQSRGKPLLSVRMGINTGMMVVGNMGSAQRMDYTIMGDAVNLAARLEGVNKQYETSIMISQFTYKLCKDRFEVRELDTVRVVGKQEAITIYELLARKGGLDQHTEELVRQYNIGLGHYKAREWDKAINVFGALFDAEHDDGPTLTYLERCLDFRLSPPGKNWDGVHVLTSK